The Mustela erminea isolate mMusErm1 chromosome 6, mMusErm1.Pri, whole genome shotgun sequence genome includes a region encoding these proteins:
- the COPS7A gene encoding COP9 signalosome complex subunit 7a isoform X3, with protein MSAEVKVTGQNQEQFLLLAKSAKGAALATLIHQVLEAPGVYVFGELLDMPNVRELAESDFASTFRLLTVFAYGTYADYLAEARNLPPLTEAQKNKLRHLSVVTLAAKVKCIPYAVLLEALALRNVRQLEDLVIEAVYADVLRGSLDQRNQRLEVDYSIGRDIQRQDLSAIARTLQEWCVGCEVVLSGIEEQVSRANQHKEQQLGLKQQIESEVANLKKTIKVTTAAAAAATSQDPEQHLTELREPAPGTNQRQPSKKASKGKGLRGSAKIWSKSN; from the exons ATGAGTGCCGAGGTGAAGGTGACAGGGCAGAACCAGGAACAATTTCTGCTCCTGGCCAAGTCGGCCAAGGGGGCAGCGCTGGCCACACTCATCCACCAGGTGCTGGAGGCTCCTGGTGTCTACGTGTTTGGGGAACTGCTGGATATGCCTAATGTTAGAGAG CTGGCTGAGAGTGACTTCGCTTCCACATTCCGGCTGCTCACAGTGTTTGCTTACGGGACATATGCTGATTACTTAG CGGAAGCCCGGAATCTTCCCCCGCTCACAGAGGCTCAGAAGAATAAGCTTCGACACCTATCAGTTGTCACCCTGGCTGCCAAAGTCAAG TGTATCCCATATGCAGTGTTGCTGGAGGCCCTCGCCCTGCGTAACGTGCGGCAGCTGGAAGACCTTGTCATCGAGGCAGTGTATGCCGACGTGCTCCGCGGCTCCCTGGACCAGCGCAACCAGCGACTGGAGGTTGACTACAGCATTGGGCGGGACATCCAGCGCCAGGACCTTAGTGCCATTGCTCGAACCCTGCAGGAGTG GTGTGTGGGCTGTGAGGTCGTGCTGTCAGGCATCGAGGAGCAGGTGAGCCGCGCCAACCAGCACAAGGAGCAGCAGCTGGGCCTGAAGCAGCAGATCGAGAGTGAG GTGGCCAACCTTAAAAAAACCATTAAAGTTACAACAGCAGCAGCCGCCGCAGCtacatctcaggaccctgagcagcACCTGACTGAGCTGAGGGAACCCGCCCCTGGCACCAACCAGCGCCAGCCCAGCAAGAAAGCCTCAAAGGGCAAGGG ACTCCGAGGGAGCGCCAAGATTTGGTCCAAGTCGAACTGA
- the MLF2 gene encoding myeloid leukemia factor 2, producing MFRFMRDVEPEDPMFLMDPFAIHRQHMNRMLSGGFGYSPFLSITDGNMPGTRPASRRMQTGAVSPFGMLGMSGGFMDMFGMMNDMIGNMEHMTAGGNCQTFSSSTVISYSNTGDGAPKVYQETSEMRSAPGGIRETRRTVRDSDSGLEQMSIGHHIRDRAHILQRSRNHRTGDQEERQDYINLDESEAAAFDDEWRRETSRFRQQRPLEFRRHEASGGGGRRAEGPPRLAIQGPDDSPSRQSRRYDW from the exons ATGTTCCGCTTCATGAGGGACGTGGAGCCCGAGGATCCCATGTTCCTGAT GGACCCCTTTGCTATTCACCGTCAGCATATGAACCGAATGTTGTCAGGTGGCTTTGGATATAGCCCCTTCCTCAGCATCACAGATGGCAACATGCCTGGAACCAGACCTGCCAGCCGTAGGATGCAG ACTGGGGCTGTCTCCCCCTTTGGGATGCTGGGAATG TCGGGTGGCTTCATGGACATGTTTGGGATGATGAACGACATGATTGGGAACATG GAACACATGACAGCTGGAGGCAATTGCCAGACCTTTTCATCCTCCACTGTCATCTCCTACTCCAATACGGGGGATGGGGCCCCGAAAGTCTACCAGGAGACATCAGAGATGCGCTCGGCTCCAGGCGGG ATCCGGGAGACTCGGAGGACTGTACGGGACTCAGACAGTGGGCTAGAGCAGATGTCCATTGGGCACCACATCCGAGACCGGGCTCACATCCTCCAGCGCTCCCGAAACCACCGCACGGGGGACCAGGAGGAGCGGCAGGATTATATCAACCTGGATGAGA GTGAGGCCGCAGCGTTTGATGATGAATGGCGGAGGGAGACGTCCCGGTTCCGGCAGCAGCGCCCCCTGGAATTCCGGCGGCATGAGGCTTCAGGGGGTGGGGGACGAAGGGCTGAGGGGCCTCCCCGCCTGGCTATACAGGGACCTGACGACTCCCCCTCCCGACAGTCCCGCCGCTATGACTGGTGA
- the COPS7A gene encoding COP9 signalosome complex subunit 7a isoform X1: MSAEVKVTGQNQEQFLLLAKSAKGAALATLIHQVLEAPGVYVFGELLDMPNVRELAESDFASTFRLLTVFAYGTYADYLAEARNLPPLTEAQKNKLRHLSVVTLAAKVKCIPYAVLLEALALRNVRQLEDLVIEAVYADVLRGSLDQRNQRLEVDYSIGRDIQRQDLSAIARTLQEWCVGCEVVLSGIEEQVSRANQHKEQQLGLKQQIESEVANLKKTIKVTTAAAAAATSQDPEQHLTELREPAPGTNQRQPSKKASKGKGNAKESSSDRRKMVTEETGHQEGRETDLLHVSKRPSLRRLRHWVDLLAGEH, encoded by the exons ATGAGTGCCGAGGTGAAGGTGACAGGGCAGAACCAGGAACAATTTCTGCTCCTGGCCAAGTCGGCCAAGGGGGCAGCGCTGGCCACACTCATCCACCAGGTGCTGGAGGCTCCTGGTGTCTACGTGTTTGGGGAACTGCTGGATATGCCTAATGTTAGAGAG CTGGCTGAGAGTGACTTCGCTTCCACATTCCGGCTGCTCACAGTGTTTGCTTACGGGACATATGCTGATTACTTAG CGGAAGCCCGGAATCTTCCCCCGCTCACAGAGGCTCAGAAGAATAAGCTTCGACACCTATCAGTTGTCACCCTGGCTGCCAAAGTCAAG TGTATCCCATATGCAGTGTTGCTGGAGGCCCTCGCCCTGCGTAACGTGCGGCAGCTGGAAGACCTTGTCATCGAGGCAGTGTATGCCGACGTGCTCCGCGGCTCCCTGGACCAGCGCAACCAGCGACTGGAGGTTGACTACAGCATTGGGCGGGACATCCAGCGCCAGGACCTTAGTGCCATTGCTCGAACCCTGCAGGAGTG GTGTGTGGGCTGTGAGGTCGTGCTGTCAGGCATCGAGGAGCAGGTGAGCCGCGCCAACCAGCACAAGGAGCAGCAGCTGGGCCTGAAGCAGCAGATCGAGAGTGAG GTGGCCAACCTTAAAAAAACCATTAAAGTTACAACAGCAGCAGCCGCCGCAGCtacatctcaggaccctgagcagcACCTGACTGAGCTGAGGGAACCCGCCCCTGGCACCAACCAGCGCCAGCCCAGCAAGAAAGCCTCAAAGGGCAAGGG aaatgctaaagaaagttcttcagacagaagaaaaatggtgACTGAGGAAACAGGAcatcaagaaggaagagaaacagatctG CTTCATGTGTCCAAACGGCCTAGCCTCAGACGGCTCAGACACTGGGTTGACCTCTTGGCTGGAGAACACTGA
- the COPS7A gene encoding COP9 signalosome complex subunit 7a isoform X2 has protein sequence MSAEVKVTGQNQEQFLLLAKSAKGAALATLIHQVLEAPGVYVFGELLDMPNVRELAESDFASTFRLLTVFAYGTYADYLAEARNLPPLTEAQKNKLRHLSVVTLAAKVKCIPYAVLLEALALRNVRQLEDLVIEAVYADVLRGSLDQRNQRLEVDYSIGRDIQRQDLSAIARTLQEWCVGCEVVLSGIEEQVSRANQHKEQQLGLKQQIESEVANLKKTIKVTTAAAAAATSQDPEQHLTELREPAPGTNQRQPSKKASKGKGNAKESSSDRRKMVTEETGHQEGRETDLRLQI, from the exons ATGAGTGCCGAGGTGAAGGTGACAGGGCAGAACCAGGAACAATTTCTGCTCCTGGCCAAGTCGGCCAAGGGGGCAGCGCTGGCCACACTCATCCACCAGGTGCTGGAGGCTCCTGGTGTCTACGTGTTTGGGGAACTGCTGGATATGCCTAATGTTAGAGAG CTGGCTGAGAGTGACTTCGCTTCCACATTCCGGCTGCTCACAGTGTTTGCTTACGGGACATATGCTGATTACTTAG CGGAAGCCCGGAATCTTCCCCCGCTCACAGAGGCTCAGAAGAATAAGCTTCGACACCTATCAGTTGTCACCCTGGCTGCCAAAGTCAAG TGTATCCCATATGCAGTGTTGCTGGAGGCCCTCGCCCTGCGTAACGTGCGGCAGCTGGAAGACCTTGTCATCGAGGCAGTGTATGCCGACGTGCTCCGCGGCTCCCTGGACCAGCGCAACCAGCGACTGGAGGTTGACTACAGCATTGGGCGGGACATCCAGCGCCAGGACCTTAGTGCCATTGCTCGAACCCTGCAGGAGTG GTGTGTGGGCTGTGAGGTCGTGCTGTCAGGCATCGAGGAGCAGGTGAGCCGCGCCAACCAGCACAAGGAGCAGCAGCTGGGCCTGAAGCAGCAGATCGAGAGTGAG GTGGCCAACCTTAAAAAAACCATTAAAGTTACAACAGCAGCAGCCGCCGCAGCtacatctcaggaccctgagcagcACCTGACTGAGCTGAGGGAACCCGCCCCTGGCACCAACCAGCGCCAGCCCAGCAAGAAAGCCTCAAAGGGCAAGGG aaatgctaaagaaagttcttcagacagaagaaaaatggtgACTGAGGAAACAGGAcatcaagaaggaagagaaacagatctG CGTTTGCAGATTTAA